A segment of the Bdellovibrio bacteriovorus genome:
AAGTAGCGACCGATCAGGGATTCATTTACGTCGGCCTTTTTTGCAATCAACTTAGTAGTGGAGCCGTCATAACCATGCTTGGAGAAGATTTCGATGCCCGCAGCAATCAGACGCTCTTCAGAAGCACTTCTGTCACGCTTTTTACCCTTTTGGCTATCAGCACTTTCATCCTGAACAGTCTTAAGTTGAGATGTGTCAGACATGGATAAACCCCCTAAATACCTAAAATCACTATCTATAAGATACTGTATCATAAGGTCAATTGATATTCAATTAAGTAATTGATTGCATACTTATCATCATTGGGGTACAAACTTGTATGTAAGCGATTACATATTCAACCAGTCAGTAATTGGACTTTGGAGAACTAATATGGAAAAAAACAAGATCATACAATGGGGAGCGAAGTTCCTCATCTGTGGGACTCTTTTGCACGGAGCTTCGGCCTCCGCACTGACTCTGAACGAGTATCTCGATCAGGTGAAAGGTGACAGTACGGCCTATAAAGGAAGTGCTGAGCAGTCAGAAGGTGCCCAGTTAAAATCCCGTGAAGCAGATTTGATCTTCACGCCGAAGCTTTTTGCAGAAGCCCGCTGGGGCTATGACGGCAAGCCCGGCAATCCGAAAATGTATGACGAAGTTAAAAGTCAGTATTACTCCCTGGGTGTAAGTCAGCAGTTCAGTTTCGGTCTTCAAACCAAATTGTCTTATGATCTGACGCGCACACAATTTGAAGGGCTGGCGCCAACGTCTCCGATCAATCCATCCAAATACTGGGATGCAACTCCGAAGCTGGAATTGTCCATGCCTTTGTGGGCCAATGGTTTCGGCCGTACCGCTCAGGCCAATGAAGAGGCTTTGCGCGCGCAGAACCTTGCGGAAAAATTCTCAAGCCAAGGGCAATCCCTGAACATTCTTGCGGGTGCAGAAGCGGCTTATTGGAAGCTTGCTGCGTGGCAGGACGTGGTGACGATTCAAGAACAGGCCAAACAAGCGGCGCAAAGTATTCTTGATTATGTCAGCCGTAAAAAAAGAATGAATCTGGGCGAAGAAGCGGACGTTCTGCAGGCCCGCGCTTTGGTTGAAGCGCGTACTTTGGAACTGCAAGTGGCTCAGAACGAATATCTTGAAGCCCAACGCATGTTCAATAAATTCCTGAACCGCGAAGCCTCTGCCAAAGTAGAGACACTTGAAAAGGTGAACTATAAATCATTGGAGCAACTGACCATCCCGGGCGCTCGTCCGGGCAGCCGTGCGGATGTTGAAGCGACTAACGCTCAGTTGGCAGCAGCCCGCGCCAATGCGGTGATCACGCTGGAAAGAAACCGTCCGTCTCTGGATCTTTACGGTAACTATGCAATGAACGGCCGCGATGAGGAATACAACGAAGCGATGAAAGAATCCGGTAAAACGGACCAGGACACCGCTTTTGTAGGTGTTCGCTTCAGCATGCCTTTGAATATCGGTGCGGCATCTGACACAAAAGCCGGTGCTCGCAAAGCGGAACGCGCGGCAGAGCTGAACCGTGAATATGCTTACTATGCCCAGGAAATCGATTGGACCAATTTGACCCGCAATCTTCAGGATGCCCGTGACAACCTTCGTTTGTTGTCTCGCATTGAAGATGCTCAGAAAGCGAAGCTTGAAAACGAGCGCGTTCGCCTTCGTCAGGGTCGTACGACGACGTATCAGGTTCTGTTGTTTGAACAGGACTATACAACGTCCGCAATCAGCAAAGTAAAATCAGCAGCAAATATCCTTGGTTTGCAGGCGCAAATCAAACTTTACCAAGCCTCTCCTGAAGGAGGGAAATAGTCATGAGCTTACCTAAGTTATCCATCAGCCGTCCGATATTTATCACGTGTGTGACCATCGCCATGGTGGTTGTCGGTTGGGCCTCCTTCAAATCCATGTCCGTTGATCTTTATCCGGACGTTTCCATTCCGGTGGTAACCGTACAAACCGTTTATGCGGGTGCGGGTCCTGCCGAGATCGAAACTCTGGTCAGCCGTCCTATTGAAGAGGAAGTCAGTACGATTTCCGGTATTAAACGTCTGACCTCCAAATCCCTGGAAGGTGTTTCCCAGGTTATCGTTGAGTTCAACAGTGAAGTGGACGTCAAACACGCCGAGCAGGAAGTGCGCGACAAGGTCAACCTTGCCAAAGCCAAATTGCCTGACGACGTTGAAGATCCACTGATTAAACGTTTTGACCCGGCGGACACGCCGATCCTGACGGTGTCTTTGACTGCCAAAGACCTTGGCGATGCGGCACTGTTTGATATCGCCGACCAGTTTGTGAAACCGCGCCTTGAGCAGGTTCGTAACGTCGGGGCCATCGAGATCATCGGGGGTCGTGAGCGTGAAATTCATGTGCTTCTGGATCGCAAAAAACTGCGTGCCCGTGAGATCTCTGTATCTCAGGTGGCGGCGCAAGTGGGCGCTTCCGGTCAGAACATCCCTTCCGGTAAAGTGAATCAGGGTCAAAAAGAGATGGTCTTCCGTGGTCTGGGTGAGTTCTCATCCGTGCCGGAAATCTCGGACACTCTGGTAAACCTTTACGGGAATGAAGTCCCAACTCGCGTGGCGGACCTGGGTAAAGTCGTTGACACTCTGGCCGATGAAAAATCCCGTGCTTATGTAGACGGTGAAAAATCCCTGTTCCTGCAAGTGTATCGTCAGTCCGGTTCCAACACTGTGAAAGTGGCCCAGGACGTGATCAAGCAGATGAACCGAATCAAGCCTGAGCTTGAAAAAATGGAAGGTGCTCCGGTTGTCGCGGTCATGACAGATGCTTCCGTGAAAATCTCGGACAACTTGTATGACGTTTACGAGACGATCATCATCGGTATCCTTTTGACAGTTATTACCGTGTTCTTCTTCCTGGGAAGCCCGCGTTCCACATTCATCACAGCCTTGTCTGTTCCAATTTCTTTGATTGGTGCGTTCATGGTCATGAAGATTGCCGGGTTCTCTATCAACATCGTATCCATGCTGGCATTGACTCTGGCCGTGGGCCTGTTGATCGATGACGCGATCGTGGTTATTGAAAATATCTATCGTCGTATGGAGCTGGGTGAAGAATCCCTGACTGCGGCGGAAAAAGGGACAACTGAAATCCAGATGGCCGTTATGGCGATCACTCTGGTGGTTATCGCGGTGTTTGTGCCAGTGGGTACAATGTCCGGAACCATCGGTCAGTTCCTGAAACAGTTTGGTATGACGGTCGTGTTCTCGATGGCGATCAGCTGGTTCGTGGCAATGACTTTGATCCCGATGCTGACAGCATACTTCGGTGGCTCCGGTCACGGTGGTGGTCATGACAAACACAAGCCAGCAGGCTTGTATGACAAGACTCTGGGCCGCATGGTGAAAGGTTTCGACCGTTTCCAAACCATGCTTGAAAACGTGTATGTGAAACTTTTGAATGTATCTCTGGATTGGCCGAAGGTGACTATCGGTCTGACCATGATGGTGTTCTTCCTGAGTATCTATACAGTGACGAAAGTTCCAGGCGCGTTCATTTCCGATGATGACTCGGGTGAATTCTCTGTGACTTTGGAACTGCAGCCAGGCACCAGCTTGGATGGTACAGAAGAAGTGGCTCGTCAGGTGGACAAGATCCTGCACGACAATCCGGAAGTTCGCTTCACGACAATGATCGTGGGCAGCTTGTACGGGGAGTCCAATAAAGCCAGCTTCTATGTTCGCATGAAGGATGGTAAAGAGCGCGGGCCTCTGACAACAGAGCAGTTCCGTGACAAAATCCGTGGTCAGTTGACGCATTTGTCCTCTGCGAATCCGGTTGTTAAAAAGTATGACGCAACTGGCGGTATGGGTGGTCAGCCATTCATTCTGAACATTATTTCTGCGGACCCGGTGGAGTTGGAAAAAGCCGGCACAAAAATGTATGAACTTTTGAAGAAGGATCCACGTCTAAAGGACGTCGACTCGAACTATCGCCCGGGTAAACCTGAAATGCAGGTTCACTTGAAACCAGGCGCGGCTAAAGTATTTGGTATCAACACCAGCACTATGGGGGGCGAGCTTCGTGCCCAGGTCGAGGGTTTGACGCCGGCGAAATTCCGCGAACGTGGTCGTGAGTACGAAGTTCGTGTTCGTTTGCAGGAAGATCAGCGCGACTTGATGAAAACGTACAATGACGTTTATGTTCCGAACGTGAACAGAAAACTGGTGCGTTTGAGCGATATCGCCAAAGGTGAAGTGGAGTCCGGACCGGCTTCCATCGAACGTCAGGACCGCGGTCGTTACATTCAGATCACTGCAGGTCTGGCACCGGGTGCAGGCTTGAGTGACGTGGTGAATTCAGCCGTGGCAGCAATGACGACGGGTGAAAATGCTCTGCCTCCAAGTGTGCGCTATGGATTTGGTGGTGATGCGGAAAACATGCAGGAACTGATGACATCCACGGTGATGGCACTGGGCTTTGCGATTCTGTTCATCTATCTGATCCTGTCGTCTCTGTACGAGTCCTTCATCACGCCGATCACGATCATGGTGGCGTTGCCGTTGGCTTTGTGCGGTGCCTTCCTGGCGCTGTTCCTGACCGGTGAAGTTCTGACGATCTTTGCGATCTTCGGGTTCTTCATGCTGATCGGGGTTGCGGGTAAGAACGGTATTTTGCTTGTCGACTTTGCCAAGCAGATGATGGAAGAGGGTAAAAACCGCCGTGAAGCTTTGATTCTGGCTGGTAAGACCCGTCTTCGTCCGATCCTGATGACGTCCTTCGCATTGATCGCCGGGGTTGTTCCGGTGGCGATCGGTATGAATGCGGCTTCCAAAACGCGTACGGCGATGGGGGTTGCGATCATCGGGGGTATGATTTCATCCACGATCCTGACTTTGATTGTGGTACCGGCAGTGTTCACTTACGTGGACAGATTCCGTGTGTGGGCAAATAACTTCGGAGCTAGATTTACTTCCCAGAAAAAGATGGAAGAAAAATCCAGAGATGCCGTGATTGAAGAATCCGAGAACCATGACGACAAAGGCATGATTCCGGCTAAATAATGCAGTACCGGGCGGACCTTGAGCAATCCGGCTTTGCCGGAGTAGGGGAACCCGCCCTTGATTTCAGATATTGGAGGCCTTTATGGCAAAATTATTCATTCAAGATCTCCCTTCCCGTGAAGAGGTTCATACGTCTTTGACGACACTGCCGGTGGCGGCAGAGCCGGATTCCATGGCGGTGTATTCCAATCTGCTGTTCCTGAAAGTGGCCAGCGAGATTGAAAACAGCCTGGACAGCCTGCTTGCCAAG
Coding sequences within it:
- a CDS encoding TolC family protein, whose amino-acid sequence is MEKNKIIQWGAKFLICGTLLHGASASALTLNEYLDQVKGDSTAYKGSAEQSEGAQLKSREADLIFTPKLFAEARWGYDGKPGNPKMYDEVKSQYYSLGVSQQFSFGLQTKLSYDLTRTQFEGLAPTSPINPSKYWDATPKLELSMPLWANGFGRTAQANEEALRAQNLAEKFSSQGQSLNILAGAEAAYWKLAAWQDVVTIQEQAKQAAQSILDYVSRKKRMNLGEEADVLQARALVEARTLELQVAQNEYLEAQRMFNKFLNREASAKVETLEKVNYKSLEQLTIPGARPGSRADVEATNAQLAAARANAVITLERNRPSLDLYGNYAMNGRDEEYNEAMKESGKTDQDTAFVGVRFSMPLNIGAASDTKAGARKAERAAELNREYAYYAQEIDWTNLTRNLQDARDNLRLLSRIEDAQKAKLENERVRLRQGRTTTYQVLLFEQDYTTSAISKVKSAANILGLQAQIKLYQASPEGGK
- a CDS encoding efflux RND transporter permease subunit, with the protein product MSLPKLSISRPIFITCVTIAMVVVGWASFKSMSVDLYPDVSIPVVTVQTVYAGAGPAEIETLVSRPIEEEVSTISGIKRLTSKSLEGVSQVIVEFNSEVDVKHAEQEVRDKVNLAKAKLPDDVEDPLIKRFDPADTPILTVSLTAKDLGDAALFDIADQFVKPRLEQVRNVGAIEIIGGREREIHVLLDRKKLRAREISVSQVAAQVGASGQNIPSGKVNQGQKEMVFRGLGEFSSVPEISDTLVNLYGNEVPTRVADLGKVVDTLADEKSRAYVDGEKSLFLQVYRQSGSNTVKVAQDVIKQMNRIKPELEKMEGAPVVAVMTDASVKISDNLYDVYETIIIGILLTVITVFFFLGSPRSTFITALSVPISLIGAFMVMKIAGFSINIVSMLALTLAVGLLIDDAIVVIENIYRRMELGEESLTAAEKGTTEIQMAVMAITLVVIAVFVPVGTMSGTIGQFLKQFGMTVVFSMAISWFVAMTLIPMLTAYFGGSGHGGGHDKHKPAGLYDKTLGRMVKGFDRFQTMLENVYVKLLNVSLDWPKVTIGLTMMVFFLSIYTVTKVPGAFISDDDSGEFSVTLELQPGTSLDGTEEVARQVDKILHDNPEVRFTTMIVGSLYGESNKASFYVRMKDGKERGPLTTEQFRDKIRGQLTHLSSANPVVKKYDATGGMGGQPFILNIISADPVELEKAGTKMYELLKKDPRLKDVDSNYRPGKPEMQVHLKPGAAKVFGINTSTMGGELRAQVEGLTPAKFRERGREYEVRVRLQEDQRDLMKTYNDVYVPNVNRKLVRLSDIAKGEVESGPASIERQDRGRYIQITAGLAPGAGLSDVVNSAVAAMTTGENALPPSVRYGFGGDAENMQELMTSTVMALGFAILFIYLILSSLYESFITPITIMVALPLALCGAFLALFLTGEVLTIFAIFGFFMLIGVAGKNGILLVDFAKQMMEEGKNRREALILAGKTRLRPILMTSFALIAGVVPVAIGMNAASKTRTAMGVAIIGGMISSTILTLIVVPAVFTYVDRFRVWANNFGARFTSQKKMEEKSRDAVIEESENHDDKGMIPAK